A single region of the Lycium barbarum isolate Lr01 chromosome 2, ASM1917538v2, whole genome shotgun sequence genome encodes:
- the LOC132629391 gene encoding protein FAF-like, chloroplastic, whose product MSQLSKPPTPPLAKTNIVTKGIVSILGSDNQRGKSSAASIRRTFSADMSSKQWLAQNGFFSPIKKSASSKDLVDHSSSSEEENDEIKGQKTSLDVWSSILSQKKDDDDMSNLQTPYIHPLVKRSTSSLSEKSLEICTENLGSETGSDGFSSYSPSENGDVDEDKDEQQQQQYCSQSFEELRVVKYNYSKRSSSFPKSFPPPIPSLARGDNKPSLHMQSRRQDGRLILEAISIPPRNFFHAHRHESRLLLTFVDNSTSTSSSEPEMEDYDEEFDEVFNDIDDQTPQLDYSTDEHIENGITVMEPKLRLSSGVINMKTSALMIKLLDSSIEIRGKSIQFSMGKEFREFSPELDVHLGLGNKNFVTWPNKFNEVVNLTGSVGSTELTKELSQVTSVPQSLPTHLTPVTAATASFNACEYFWRKNPTIAKECNNYTTKQIVLAANSTAPNAQGTTKVAAYELQDLVLMRRKRANKNYLAPLQKGCKEPRRSLLIWEPHCIATS is encoded by the coding sequence ATGTCTCAATTGAGTAAACCACCAACACCGCCTCTGGCTAAAACAAATATAGTGACAAAGGGCATAGTGTCAATTCTTGGATCAGATAATCAAAGAGGCAAATCAAGTGCAGCTTCCATTAGAAGAACATTTTCTGCTGATATGTCATCTAAACAATGGCTTGCACAAAATGGTTTCTTTTCTCCCATCAAAAAGAGTGCTTCATCAAAAGATCTTGTTGATCATTCCTCCTCCTCAGAGGAAGAAAATGATGAGATCAAAGGGCAAAAAACATCATTGGATGTTTGGAGCTCAATTTTGTCCCAAAAGAAAGATGATGATGACATGTCCAATCTTCAAACTCCATATATTCACCCTCTTGTTAAAAGATCAACTAGTTCTTTGAGTGAGAAAAGTCTTGAAATTTGTACTGAAAATCTTGGATCAGAGACTGGGTCTGATGGCTTTTCCTCCTACTCTCCTTCTGAGAATGGAGATGTAGACGAGGACAAAgatgaacaacaacaacaacaatattgtTCGCAATCCTTTGAGGAATTGCGAGTTGTAAAGTATAATTATAGTAAGAGATCATCATCTTTTCCTAAATCTTTTCCTCCTCCAATCCCTTCCTTGGCTAGAGGTGACAACAAGCCTTCTCTTCACATGCAATCTCGACGCCAAGATGGTAGATTGATTCTTGAagctatttctattcctcctcgaAATTTTTTCCATGCCCATCGCCATGAAAGTCGCCTTCTTCTCACCTTCGTTGATAATAGTACTTCCACTTCATCATCAGAACCAGAGATGGAGGATTATGATGAAGAATTTGATGAAGTGTTCAACGATATTGATGATCAAACACCTCAACTTGATTACAGTACTGATGAACATATAGAAAATGGGATCACTGTGATGGAGCCGAAGCTAAGATTGTCAAGTGGGGTGATAAATATGAAGACATCAGCCCTGATGATAAAGCTGTTAGATTCTTCGATCGAAATAAGGGGAAAATCAATTCAATTCTCAATGGGAAAAGAATTTCGCGAATTCTCCCCCGAATTGGATGTTCATTTGGGGCTTGGAAACAAGAATTTTGTAACATGGCCTAACAAGTTTAATGAAGTTGTAAACTTGACGGGTTCTGTGGGTTCAACTGAACTGACGAAGGAGCTAAGTCAGGTAACATCAGTTCCTCAGTCACTCCCAACTCATCTAACACCGGTGACTGCGGCCACGGCCTCTTTCAATGCCTGTGAGTATTTTTGGAGGAAGAATCCTACAATTGCAAAAGAATGCAACAACTATACCACTAAGCAAATTGTTCTTGCAGCTAATAGTACTGCTCCCAATGCTCAGGGTACAACAAAAGTAGCAGCATATGAGCTGCAAGACTTGGTGTTAATGAGAAGGAAAAGAGCAAATAAGAACTATTTGGCACCTTTGCAAAAAGGATGCAAAGAGCCAAGGAGGTCTTTACTAATTTGGGAGCCTCACTGCATTGCCACCTCCTGA